In the Campylobacter sp. RM6914 genome, one interval contains:
- a CDS encoding copper resistance protein NlpE, whose protein sequence is MKKFKFITLLASAIFMAGCSSFNQHIDVPKGETCTIDDDKNKAPKCEIKSIPVAGIYKATLPCASCEAIETTLNLNADGSFTCKMTYKGNQDYTDLQYGKYEIAGDIVTTTDEYKEKMSYKFDGTNLHLLDFDGNVAKGEFKDLYTFKKSN, encoded by the coding sequence ATGAAAAAATTTAAGTTTATCACTCTTTTAGCAAGTGCTATTTTTATGGCTGGTTGTTCTAGTTTTAACCAACACATAGATGTTCCAAAGGGCGAGACTTGCACTATTGATGACGATAAAAACAAAGCACCAAAATGCGAGATCAAAAGCATTCCTGTAGCAGGAATTTATAAAGCAACTCTTCCTTGTGCTAGCTGCGAAGCGATAGAAACTACTTTAAATTTAAATGCCGACGGCTCTTTTACTTGCAAAATGACATATAAGGGCAACCAAGACTACACCGACTTGCAATACGGCAAGTATGAAATCGCCGGAGATATCGTAACAACAACTGACGAGTATAAAGAAAAAATGAGTTATAAATTTGACGGAACAAATTTGCACCTTTTAGACTTTGACGGCAATGTTGCAAAGGGCGAATTTAAGGACTTATATACATTTAAAAAGAGCAATTAA
- a CDS encoding dehypoxanthine futalosine cyclase: MKRLSIDEAVWLIENAPLHELGRMAYARKKELHPDAITTFIVDRNINYTNVCWVDCKFCAFYRHAKEEDAYVLSFEEIGKKIEELLEIGGTQILFQGGVHPKLKIEWYEDLVEYISKKYPSITIHGFSAVEIDYIARISKITIAEVLSRLKAKGLYSIPGAGAEILSDRVRDIIAPRKCDTAIWLDVHRQAHKLDIKSTATMMFGTVETTREIVEHWDHIRNLQDETGGFRAFILWSFQGLNTKLMQEYPQIQKQSSNRYLRLLAVSRLFLDNFKNIQSSWVTQGSYVGQLALKFGANDLGSTMMEENVVKAAGASYRMSQDEMIALIRDIGEIPAKRNTNYDILERF; the protein is encoded by the coding sequence TTGAAAAGACTTAGTATAGACGAGGCGGTTTGGCTTATCGAAAACGCACCGCTTCATGAGCTTGGACGTATGGCATACGCTAGAAAAAAAGAGCTACATCCAGACGCGATTACAACATTTATCGTCGATAGAAATATAAACTACACAAATGTATGCTGGGTAGATTGTAAATTTTGTGCATTTTATCGCCATGCAAAAGAAGAAGACGCTTATGTTTTAAGTTTTGAAGAGATCGGCAAAAAGATCGAGGAGCTATTAGAGATAGGCGGAACTCAAATTTTATTTCAAGGCGGAGTTCATCCAAAGCTTAAGATCGAGTGGTATGAGGATTTAGTCGAGTATATAAGTAAAAAATATCCAAGCATTACGATACATGGATTTTCGGCAGTTGAGATAGATTATATAGCTAGAATTTCAAAGATAACGATAGCTGAAGTTTTAAGTCGCTTAAAAGCAAAAGGTCTTTACTCGATACCGGGAGCGGGTGCTGAAATTTTAAGCGATAGGGTGCGAGATATCATCGCTCCTAGAAAGTGTGACACCGCAATTTGGCTTGATGTGCACAGACAAGCACACAAACTTGACATAAAATCAACCGCAACAATGATGTTTGGCACGGTAGAAACTACACGTGAGATAGTTGAGCACTGGGATCACATAAGAAATTTACAAGATGAGACGGGCGGTTTTCGTGCGTTTATATTGTGGAGTTTTCAAGGGCTTAATACAAAACTCATGCAAGAGTATCCACAAATTCAAAAGCAAAGTTCAAATCGCTACTTAAGACTGCTTGCGGTTTCAAGACTGTTTTTGGATAATTTTAAAAACATACAAAGCAGCTGGGTTACGCAAGGAAGTTATGTGGGACAGCTTGCATTGAAATTTGGCGCAAATGATCTTGGCTCGACAATGATGGAAGAAAATGTTGTGAAAGCAGCAGGTGCTAGCTATAGGATGAGTCAAGATGAGATGATCGCGCTAATCCGTGATATAGGTGAAATTCCTGCCAAACGCAATACAAATTACGACATCTTAGAGAGATTTTAG
- a CDS encoding M16 family metallopeptidase, with protein sequence MKVTNLNVKNVDIPVVFESSKSLAVASLKLIFKVAGACENKTAGLARLAANMLNEGTKSKGSIAFARELETRAINLEVSAGYETLAIDINCLKEYFNFALDKLAELLAEPNLTKESLDKCKITTFGEISNLANDNDYVARCGLYELLYKGTNLAMPNIGIKESIEAISLNDIKEFLSSHMDLGNLFIVFGGDVNENDLWLLKDALNLLEVGKKRELEILTTSDKCEKKFITKQSEQAYVYFGAPFNVIQDERFKANVAMFILGESGFGSRIMEEIRVKRGLAYSAYARGVYNLSSTQVYGYLQTKNESKDEAMSVVLSEFDKFIKHGATKNELAQAKKFLLGSLPLRLETLFRRLGIAEGEFYQGKKLGSFMDELKKIEALSLKELNDFIATHDEISKLSFCVLYDGK encoded by the coding sequence ATGAAAGTTACAAATTTAAATGTAAAAAATGTAGATATCCCTGTTGTTTTTGAAAGTTCAAAAAGCCTTGCTGTAGCCAGCTTAAAGCTTATTTTTAAGGTAGCTGGCGCTTGCGAGAACAAAACTGCCGGTCTTGCTAGGCTTGCGGCAAATATGCTAAATGAAGGCACAAAAAGCAAAGGGAGTATAGCATTTGCGCGCGAGCTTGAAACAAGGGCGATAAACCTAGAAGTAAGTGCAGGTTATGAAACCTTGGCGATAGATATAAATTGCTTAAAAGAGTATTTTAATTTTGCGCTAGATAAACTAGCAGAGTTGCTTGCTGAGCCAAATTTAACCAAGGAAAGCCTTGATAAGTGCAAGATAACAACATTTGGTGAGATATCAAATTTAGCAAACGATAACGACTACGTGGCAAGATGTGGACTTTATGAGTTGCTTTATAAAGGCACAAATTTAGCTATGCCAAACATCGGAATAAAAGAGAGCATAGAGGCCATAAGTTTAAATGATATAAAAGAATTTTTATCCTCTCATATGGATCTTGGAAATTTATTTATCGTTTTTGGCGGAGATGTAAACGAAAATGATCTTTGGCTTTTAAAAGATGCGTTAAATTTACTAGAAGTTGGTAAAAAACGCGAGCTTGAAATTTTAACAACAAGCGATAAATGTGAAAAGAAATTTATAACAAAGCAAAGCGAGCAAGCGTATGTGTATTTTGGAGCTCCGTTTAACGTAATTCAGGATGAGAGATTTAAAGCAAATGTGGCGATGTTTATACTTGGCGAGAGTGGTTTTGGTTCACGTATCATGGAAGAAATTCGTGTTAAACGCGGGCTTGCGTACTCGGCTTATGCGCGCGGGGTCTATAACCTTAGTAGCACCCAAGTTTATGGATATTTACAAACTAAAAATGAGAGTAAAGATGAAGCCATGTCGGTTGTTTTAAGTGAATTTGATAAATTTATAAAGCATGGCGCTACCAAAAACGAGTTGGCTCAGGCGAAGAAATTTTTACTAGGTTCGCTTCCTTTAAGGCTTGAGACGTTATTTCGTAGGCTTGGTATAGCCGAGGGTGAATTTTATCAAGGTAAAAAATTAGGCTCTTTTATGGATGAGCTTAAAAAGATAGAAGCGCTTAGTCTTAAGGAGCTAAACGACTTTATCGCCACTCATGACGAGATAAGCAAGCTTAGCTTTTGTGTGCTTTATGACGGCAAATGA
- the recG gene encoding ATP-dependent DNA helicase RecG, which translates to MKFEANEREELAKIGVYSLLDLALVLPKSFESSFITSSPRQGVVCVEAEILTLRRASGGMLIATAFCQTWECEIKLVIFHAKPWHYGAFKPHKELILNGTCAYAYGAWQIANPKIITKTGVISPKFRRDMKDERLKKLIKKYITNENLRAEGLNENEISFLVAIQKGDEDSISLLNLLKNGEVDTRVIKFIEIFNYIKKLNSKKLYFKNQKIEPFDINEWLKNLPFTPTNDQLNAINDIRQDMSSTQAKRRVIMGDVGSGKTLVILGAALSAYPNKSILMAPTSILANQLYEEACRLLPDFMNVVLVKSGEKEPDLANANLIIGTHVLLYTKLPKSVLVMVDEQHRFGSAQRNKVEELVRDGERSATFVQFSATPIPRTLTMINSSLVSYSFLKEIPFKKNIHTQVIKSADFGAFMAHLRSEISNHRQAVIVYPLVESSEVLNYQSLSEASDFWLQNFKNVYITHGKDKQKDEILLKFKEDGDLLLATTIVEVGISLPRLSTILIVGAERLGLATLHQLRGRVGRNGGDGYCFLFTKLKQTPSRLIEFAQTLDGFKIAELDLKNRQSGDILDGSVQHGATFEYYEYEEDITKAAQDRLKALRIL; encoded by the coding sequence ATGAAATTTGAAGCAAACGAGCGCGAAGAGCTAGCCAAGATCGGTGTTTATAGCTTGCTTGATCTAGCTTTGGTGCTTCCTAAAAGCTTTGAAAGTAGCTTTATAACAAGCTCGCCAAGACAAGGCGTGGTTTGTGTAGAGGCTGAAATTTTAACCTTGCGACGAGCAAGTGGCGGCATGCTTATCGCAACTGCCTTTTGTCAAACTTGGGAGTGTGAGATAAAGCTTGTTATATTTCACGCAAAACCTTGGCACTACGGTGCTTTTAAACCACATAAAGAGCTTATCTTAAACGGGACGTGTGCTTATGCTTACGGTGCATGGCAGATAGCTAATCCAAAAATCATCACAAAAACAGGCGTCATAAGTCCGAAATTTAGACGTGATATGAAAGATGAAAGATTAAAAAAATTAATCAAAAAATACATAACAAACGAAAATTTAAGGGCCGAGGGCTTAAATGAAAATGAAATTTCATTTTTAGTCGCTATCCAAAAAGGAGATGAAGATAGCATATCTTTGCTAAATTTGCTAAAAAATGGCGAAGTTGACACTCGTGTAATAAAATTTATTGAAATTTTTAACTATATAAAAAAGCTAAATTCTAAAAAATTATACTTTAAAAATCAAAAAATTGAGCCTTTTGATATTAATGAGTGGCTTAAAAATTTGCCGTTTACCCCAACAAATGACCAGTTAAACGCCATAAATGATATCAGACAAGATATGAGTAGCACGCAGGCAAAACGGCGAGTTATTATGGGAGACGTTGGTAGCGGCAAGACTTTGGTTATCTTAGGTGCTGCACTTAGCGCATATCCAAACAAGAGTATTTTGATGGCACCAACTAGTATCTTAGCAAATCAACTTTATGAAGAGGCATGCAGACTTTTGCCGGACTTTATGAATGTCGTGCTTGTTAAAAGTGGAGAAAAAGAGCCGGATCTAGCTAATGCAAACCTAATCATCGGAACACATGTTTTACTCTACACAAAACTGCCAAAATCCGTGCTCGTCATGGTTGATGAGCAACATCGTTTTGGCTCTGCGCAACGAAACAAGGTCGAGGAGCTCGTTAGAGACGGTGAAAGGAGTGCCACTTTTGTGCAGTTTTCCGCTACTCCGATACCGCGCACTTTAACTATGATAAACTCTTCGCTTGTTAGCTATAGCTTTTTAAAAGAAATTCCTTTTAAAAAAAATATACATACACAGGTGATCAAAAGCGCTGATTTTGGTGCGTTTATGGCACATCTTCGCTCTGAAATTTCAAACCATCGTCAAGCTGTGATCGTCTATCCACTAGTTGAAAGCTCTGAGGTGTTAAACTATCAAAGCTTAAGTGAGGCGAGTGATTTTTGGCTTCAAAATTTTAAAAATGTATATATAACGCACGGCAAAGACAAGCAAAAAGATGAAATTTTGCTTAAATTCAAAGAAGATGGTGATCTGCTTTTGGCAACAACCATCGTTGAGGTCGGCATCTCATTGCCTCGTCTTAGCACTATTTTGATCGTAGGAGCCGAGAGGTTAGGCCTTGCTACTCTTCATCAGTTGCGTGGCAGGGTAGGAAGAAATGGTGGCGATGGGTATTGTTTTTTATTTACCAAGCTTAAGCAAACGCCTTCAAGACTTATAGAATTTGCTCAAACTCTTGATGGCTTTAAAATAGCCGAGCTTGATCTTAAAAATCGTCAAAGCGGCGATATTCTTGACGGAAGTGTTCAGCATGGTGCTACTTTTGAGTATTACGAGTATGAGGAAGATATTACAAAAGCCGCACAAGATAGGTTAAAAGCATTAAGAATTCTATAG
- a CDS encoding DUF1523 family protein, protein MNFGQNLKRSAKISFIVVSLLAHFMLAVAVNYAFPHYDDALITGGEVKRMDKDGLVSTANPADGPTRDVYFVYTQEANSTKVMPYRNEDTRWGFPFYFKFNSADVQAVAQSFAGEQKLVQVKFYGWRIALLDEFRNIISIREIKDASELSNPIMTYVFYVLLLVSFGFSVRVIKRLFDK, encoded by the coding sequence ATGAATTTTGGGCAAAATTTAAAAAGATCGGCAAAAATTTCTTTTATAGTTGTTTCGCTTTTGGCTCACTTTATGTTAGCCGTTGCAGTAAACTATGCATTTCCGCACTATGATGACGCTCTTATAACCGGCGGAGAAGTAAAACGCATGGATAAAGATGGGCTTGTAAGCACGGCAAATCCTGCCGACGGACCAACTAGAGATGTGTATTTTGTCTACACACAAGAGGCTAATAGCACAAAGGTCATGCCTTATCGTAATGAAGACACAAGATGGGGATTTCCATTTTATTTTAAATTTAACTCAGCCGATGTGCAGGCCGTAGCGCAAAGTTTTGCGGGTGAACAAAAGCTAGTTCAGGTCAAATTTTACGGTTGGCGGATAGCTCTGCTTGATGAATTTAGAAACATAATATCCATACGAGAGATAAAAGATGCAAGCGAACTTTCAAATCCTATCATGACTTATGTTTTTTATGTTTTGCTTTTGGTTTCGTTTGGTTTTAGTGTAAGAGTTATAAAAAGATTGTTTGACAAGTAG
- the hpf gene encoding ribosome hibernation-promoting factor, HPF/YfiA family, with protein sequence MNISIVGRQLELTEPIKSYIENAFETLGKYNLDIISGRCVVSADEKQGRKGFNAEFALNMAHKDTIVIRQKDKDLYAAVDLAIDRASKVLRREHDKKITVKGKDDGKEVRARIAEEPVEGVDEIIPMELELYKPLEIEEALEHLKNSEMQFYVFNDIDAKMRVIYKRADGKFGLY encoded by the coding sequence ATGAATATAAGCATTGTAGGAAGACAACTTGAGCTTACAGAGCCGATAAAAAGCTATATAGAAAACGCTTTTGAAACACTGGGAAAATACAATCTAGACATAATATCAGGCAGATGTGTTGTTTCAGCTGACGAAAAACAAGGCAGAAAAGGTTTTAATGCAGAATTTGCGTTGAATATGGCACATAAAGATACGATCGTTATCCGCCAAAAAGACAAAGACCTTTATGCGGCAGTTGATCTAGCAATAGACCGTGCATCTAAAGTTTTACGCCGTGAACACGATAAAAAAATCACAGTTAAAGGCAAAGATGACGGCAAAGAAGTTCGCGCTCGCATAGCAGAAGAGCCTGTTGAGGGTGTAGACGAGATCATCCCTATGGAACTTGAACTTTATAAACCGCTTGAGATCGAAGAGGCACTTGAACACCTTAAAAATAGCGAAATGCAATTTTATGTATTTAACGATATCGACGCTAAAATGCGTGTGATATATAAAAGAGCCGACGGTAAATTCGGACTTTATTGA
- a CDS encoding type IV pilus modification PilV family protein has product MKRGFSLLAAIFFVVVISSLGILALELSMASMRQTTEIYLREQAELLGQGATEMAMLEIFNHDFSKGCPSNPIISDQNFNDIFNYSVYVHFFGQIGNCDDGKLVTDIQTPQSIGTVRLDVFVTTKTKINSEGEEESITPNPISFHKRTLQKL; this is encoded by the coding sequence ATGAAGCGTGGTTTTAGCTTGCTGGCGGCGATATTTTTTGTGGTAGTCATATCAAGTCTTGGCATATTAGCACTCGAACTATCAATGGCTAGCATGCGACAAACAACTGAAATTTATCTAAGAGAGCAGGCTGAGCTTTTGGGGCAAGGTGCAACCGAAATGGCAATGCTTGAAATTTTTAACCATGATTTTAGCAAAGGTTGCCCTAGTAATCCAATAATATCCGATCAAAATTTCAATGATATTTTTAACTACTCGGTTTATGTGCATTTTTTTGGTCAGATTGGTAATTGCGACGATGGCAAGCTAGTAACTGACATACAAACCCCTCAAAGCATAGGAACAGTCAGGCTAGATGTCTTCGTAACAACAAAAACAAAGATAAATAGCGAAGGCGAAGAAGAAAGCATCACGCCAAACCCAATAAGCTTTCACAAACGAACACTGCAAAAACTATAG
- a CDS encoding prepilin-type N-terminal cleavage/methylation domain-containing protein: MRATKKAFTLIELIIVIVVLGIVGLMTLQVTTTVFKNYVQSKAMNSLQTQTELVLEQISKMLSYRIKESVIARKGTSSNILPLNNDQVNNEYTTLEFITYAREMFNDGIYSGFADLEPSSKANGLITPGSKLSSLNQENGILDDFGVAITDLAVIFKGLAYDATTSFGYNNTNSLDVAKITSVEDNKIHLTHDGEISEQYHIAYSAYAIAVSDESEQRGDFTLKLYYNYQPWLGEKFQNADSAILAENVTRFNFTEQNGVVVIKLCMHEAGKSGLMFDKNFDFTVCKSKAIY; encoded by the coding sequence GTGAGAGCAACAAAAAAGGCATTTACTCTAATCGAACTAATCATCGTTATCGTTGTGCTTGGTATCGTAGGCTTGATGACACTTCAAGTAACAACAACTGTTTTTAAAAACTATGTGCAAAGTAAAGCGATGAATTCGCTGCAAACTCAAACCGAACTTGTGCTTGAACAGATCTCAAAAATGCTTAGCTATCGCATAAAAGAAAGCGTTATCGCAAGAAAAGGCACAAGTAGCAACATACTACCCTTAAATAACGATCAGGTAAATAACGAATACACAACGCTTGAGTTTATAACATACGCTCGAGAGATGTTTAACGATGGTATTTATAGCGGATTTGCCGACTTAGAGCCAAGCAGCAAAGCAAATGGTCTTATAACTCCAGGAAGCAAACTTTCTAGTCTAAATCAAGAAAATGGCATTTTGGATGACTTTGGTGTAGCGATAACCGACCTAGCCGTGATATTTAAGGGTTTAGCCTATGATGCCACAACTTCTTTTGGCTATAACAACACAAACTCTCTTGATGTCGCAAAGATAACAAGCGTTGAGGATAACAAAATACATTTAACTCACGACGGCGAAATCTCAGAACAATACCACATAGCTTACAGCGCATATGCTATCGCCGTTAGCGATGAAAGCGAGCAAAGAGGCGACTTTACGCTAAAGCTTTACTACAACTATCAACCATGGCTTGGCGAAAAATTTCAAAATGCAGATAGTGCGATATTAGCAGAGAATGTGACTAGATTTAACTTTACCGAGCAAAACGGCGTAGTAGTCATAAAACTTTGCATGCACGAAGCAGGCAAGTCAGGGCTTATGTTTGATAAGAATTTTGACTTTACCGTATGCAAATCAAAGGCGATATACTAA
- a CDS encoding prepilin-type N-terminal cleavage/methylation domain-containing protein has protein sequence MKKAFSLIEVVLALIVVAIVSVSIPIIIKQTNVANTKALTQESILNAKTYMSLVLKSAFTCDYISENENTLVPIFNDTNFYESNSISGDGRRNFQPKTGANLDKACPESITNIKSIANFTGNVNMEATKERDYILSSTYNVTVSNFNSNNDIKRIDIKTKAYDKQSHETEVTLSGFAVNIGDSGLLNTKEWQ, from the coding sequence GTGAAAAAGGCATTTTCGCTTATCGAAGTCGTTTTAGCGCTGATCGTGGTCGCTATCGTAAGTGTAAGCATACCTATCATCATAAAACAAACAAATGTCGCAAACACAAAAGCCTTGACACAAGAAAGTATCTTAAACGCTAAAACATACATGTCTTTGGTGCTCAAATCCGCCTTTACATGCGATTATATAAGCGAAAATGAAAACACGCTTGTGCCGATATTTAACGATACAAATTTTTATGAATCAAATTCCATCTCTGGTGACGGCAGAAGAAATTTTCAACCAAAAACCGGAGCTAACCTAGATAAAGCCTGCCCGGAGAGCATAACCAACATAAAAAGCATAGCAAATTTTACCGGCAACGTAAACATGGAAGCAACAAAAGAAAGAGACTACATACTCTCTTCAACATACAACGTCACAGTGTCTAACTTCAACTCAAACAACGATATAAAGCGCATAGATATAAAAACAAAAGCCTACGACAAACAAAGTCATGAAACCGAAGTAACCCTAAGTGGTTTTGCGGTAAATATCGGCGATAGCGGGCTTTTAAATACTAAAGAGTGGCAGTGA